DNA sequence from the Tachysurus fulvidraco isolate hzauxx_2018 chromosome 1, HZAU_PFXX_2.0, whole genome shotgun sequence genome:
catttttaggtgaactttacctttaagagctacatttagccttaaatgttatatgaatatgggacctggagcacaggttttatcagctgactgtcttttgttgcttataacaaatgtgaatgttgataacacataagcagtctttaataatgctctcaattacatgtagatgcatattttatgcattagtgagtgtggtggtgcctatggggtgtcgctctaggatgggtgcatATGAGGAAGGGggggatcacagtatactcactacaaaaaactagactacaccactggtgtAGCCCCACCatcaaaataagcgaaatctaAAAGTTAgcagaacatggacatgtcatatacagtataaaaacactcagctcacatgtattctggtcacgtcacgtgacgtcacgtgaaaatcaaaatttaaCAGAACACGGACctgtgacacatcaaaacactcggcacaatgaggggaacagGCTCACGTGTACTCTGCTCACgtcaaaaatcaaaaatttgcacaacatggacatgtgacatatcaaaacacgcAGGACAATGAGGGTAATCGCGTCATGGGTGTTCGGATCATGTCATATGCTCATGTccgcttgcctccaaaagtattggcaccctcccTTGCAATCATGCAGAATAAcccctagcaaccgagtgccgagatttgccacgtgcaagcaccattcacattttcttcaggaaatgcaCATTCTACtttcatttattgtttcttAAAGCTGTTTATCTTATTCTCATGTGTGATCAATAACGTTCAGGAGAGGCGAAACTGTCCAAGAAATATTAACTGCTGATCAGCTCTTTCTAGTTCGAGGTAAAAACCACAGATAGTTCCTGATGAAATGTATAGGGGTTTTTGTTGTTACTTAGTCTGACAGGAACTTTCCGTCATGTTCAAAATGCCCTccaccccaccacacactctcttcctcttcctcttcccctGATCAGTTTATAAGCCCAGCGCTGGGAGTCATATATGCATTATTTTCAGACATCACACATCAGCACgatcatcatctccatcagcAGCCATGTCCTCCTGTACTctcctgctgcttctgctggGTCTTTCCTGCCTTCAGAGCTTCACAAAGGCAGAGCGtaagattttgtgttttttgttattaatttaattctgtAATCATCTATTGAAGTTCATTAATGATCAGTTTAAAGAGTAATGTTCACATATTTAAAGAGTAATGTTCACATATTTAAAGAGTAATGTTCACATATTTAAAGAGTAATGTTCACATATTCAAATGAACTTAATTGAACCAAAAATGATTCTGAATATTCATCTAGATCTTTAAGAATGACTCGtagtttttattccttttttttttcgctcatttttttattctttaaattagTATTCTTTAGTattagtaaatattaaaatgtttgttcgCAGATGCAAATGGAGCAGATTTGTGCTGTTTCGAGTTCCACAAAAAAACGTTCCCTGCAGGAAACGTTGTTTCTTACATAGAAACAAGAGATGACTGTACACTTCCTGGTGTCATGTAAGTTTTCAaccctgccttttttttttttgtttacattttttaaaattcatttgatCTCATTTCACAGTTCTCTACTGACCCAAATCTTCTTTCCTGCAGTTTTACCACAAAGAAGGGTTATCGCATATGTGCAGACCCTGAGATGGACTGGGTGCAGCAggtcatcaaaattaaaaactcAGCCTAAATTCAGGAGACAAATTAAAGCGTCTCTCCCTGAAATTAGCTTTACTTTGCAGAATGCTTCATTTTACCTACACAGTACTTGAAGCAATCTGATATTGTGTGTAACAAGACAAAGCTTCTTCTTCAGTCTGTTTTATCTTTTGCACAAATAAAGCACACATTTATAACGCATTATTaccattgttgtttttatttacgaGGTTTACAGAAACACGGTTCACACTGAATAATAATCAGGTGCTTCAGCTGGTAGaaggtgtgttaaggtgtgttaaGATGTGCAATACCATCATTTTCACATAGAGAGAAATATTTAAGGCAAAGAATAAATCGGGTGTGTTTACTGAGAATACTGTAAGGGGAAATCACACATCAGGGATATTGAGGGCTAAGTGATAATGAGGTAAAAGTGATAGTGAGGTATAAGGGTCTATGGGATATCGTGTTATTAGTTCTAATGAAGTCTAAACGTTAGTGATCTATAAGGAACAATGAGGTGTAAGAGGTAGTGATGTTTAATGGACAGTGAGGTGTAACATATTGAGGAATAAGAGATAATGAGGTAAAGTGGATAAGAGGATTAGTTGGTGTATAAAAGAGAAATGAGGCATAAAAACTTTTTCGAATACACAAACTCTCTTACagtgaaaatgtgtaaaatgtgcaataaaaaatgaaaacaataaattgcagtgatatacagtaaacacactctaGTTGTTATTTTTTGGTCCTATATTTGTATGAGGTGACGTATTGTGCTGTTTACGCTAACGTGTAAGTCTAAATAGATGTTATTGTAACTATGTTTTCCTGTAAAAACTGCACACTTAGCATTTACACGTTGACAGTGTCAGAGTGAGTGACAGGAAGATGGAGGTGGAAGGTGTGAAATAGTGGCAGTGATGAGTGATGCTACCAGATTTCAGGGCTCTCAGGTGTCCGgcattgagcgtgacagtccctcatttgggtcttttgtcacgctacCACATTgtacacattgtatttgtcacacagaaaaacctactatttatcatatatttaatatgctgcagcacccaaaatgtatctgtccgcaccgccgtctctatagtcgagcctgacacttatcaggtaatcaaaaaagaggctacgcaacagccaatcagaaaacagcactattgtatctgggtaagatttaacacagcAACCAATGACAAAAAgcagatcctggaattgttcatcaTTATCGTCCTCGTTCATTCACAGACAAaagcactggagctgcgagcatcactttgagcacagagtaagtcatgatctactgtttaatgttacaacaaactcacaacttgtttgacacaagcaatgacattgtgactgctgttagagacgtttcccagataatcagcaggAGTtcttcatgagtgtctgtaacttagccaacagttttacagcctgttcatttattgtttcatttatttatgaggTTTACAGAAACACGGTTCACACTGAATAATAATCAGGTGCTTCAGCTGGTAGAAGGTGCTAAGGTGTGTTAAGATGTGCAATACCATCACTATCACATAGAGAGAAATATTTAAGGCAAAGAATAAATCAGGTGTATTTACTGAGAATACTGTAAGGGGAAATCACACATCAGGGATATTGAGGTCTAAGTTATAATGAGGTAAAAGTGATAGTGAGGTATAAGGGTCTATGGGATATCGTGTTATTAGTTCTAATGAAGTCTAAATGTTAGTGATCTATAAGGAACAATGAGGTGTAAGTGGTAGTGACGTTTAATGGACAGTGAGGTGTAACATATTGAGGAATAAGAGATAATGAGgttgtagcgtctggtacaggtcattttagatttcatgtcccaggcaccctaaaatTCAATATCTACTCTTCAAGCAATCTATGAGcaacacagttttacacacacaccatctgtgtatataatgtaccgctgccgttataccgtcattacccatcatgtttagtatccaaatgaccacaaaattatcggttactcgtttttcaaacaatggtgtattttatttgagcacgaaaggcgccataccgtcttaatacaccttggataaaactttaaagtcatctaaaagtttgatagctaaaccacgcccacagacacctgaaacaaagggagttttccctccgaaatcttggccgtagtattggctatctccccaaagatgggtggagttcgcgacctttaaattgtcacaaacaccaccaatccgtggtcagactttcgggaacagcttggagacgactccatcttccttcaaagaagttccagcaagcttcacttccaagaacgacaactgctctgatcttcaggagaacttgggagaacatctgaccccaccctaactaaTCTttagagatttctctgttgcatccggactcttgtgcagtaagccaatgcaagtatccgtttcctttaccaaccaatttagatgcgtattttaagtatgaaacTTGCATTGTGTCTtaatgtgaatttaagtttccggtgacgatttcccagttagggtgtgattaattttgaagtttaagcttgccattcctttccttcctttctctaatttcttctttccagtctcttcctctctttccccaattttaattccctttgttttattttattttcatctttgttttccctatttcttttgtttgtttgtgtagttagttttatgttgtgtttgtctcattcattaaatgccatatttttgtgccacaagtgattgtctctgagtatcgctcacaaattaaggtacctgcaacatctggtctgaactacatgctctattaagttaatttaattcaaattaaggTGTAAAGTAAAAGAGGAGTGAACCTTCCTGGGCCGgtaagataccgccttcatagaattaataaaggttacacggcctgttcagcggacgaacagaccaaataagtgtaacgttaattccattaccgttaatttcaacttaggttaaaatatttagagtcactttaacacattacaattacttataaatatttaccttgcttcgcgagccaaaattgCTACAAGCTAAAAGGGGATAAGAGGATAAGTTGGTGCATAAAAGAGAAATGAGGTATAAAAACGTTTTCGAATACACAAACTCTCTTACagtgaaaatgtgtgaaatgtttaataaaaaatgaaaacgaTAAATTGCagtgatatacagtaaacacactctaGTTGTTATTTTTTGGTACTATATTTGTATGAGGTGACGTATTGTGCTATTTACGCTAACGTGTAAGTCTAAATAGATGTTATTGTAACTATGTTTTCCTGTAAAAACTGCACACTTAGCATTTACACGTTAACAGTGTCGGAGTGAGTGACAGGAAGATGGAGGTGGAAGGTGTGAAATGGTGGCAGTGATGCTACCAGATTTCAGGGCTAGATAATGTGATAATGTGCAGCAAGAAGAGCCTTTGACCCCTGATCCTGTAGATGAACTCTTGGAGGAAAATGATATAGAGAATGAAAACCTTGATGTATTGCATCATGAATTGGAGCATAATTTAGCCTCACTCTTTCTCAAAATGCAGGCAATTTTGCATGTTTCTGATTCGGCCACACAATAAttcaacaaataaatcaaattttacTTCTTTCAGAGCCCCTTGTTTATCATGCTATTCAGCAAATTCTCCTTGAACATGGAGTGAGTGGCTGTGATTCATTAGTGAGAAAAATAGTTAATGCAGTAAAAGACAGTAACCCACTCTTGACAATGACCAATGATGGTAAGCCTCTTTCCACAATAAGCAGAAGAGCATCATATTTTCAGAACGAATTTCCAATAGTCATGCCAATTGAATACAAGCTCGATTCACAGTCAGTCTCTTATGTGCCAGTACTTCAAATGTTGCAGAAAATTCTAAACAGGGCGGACATTCTAAATAGGGTCCTTTGCAATGATCGATCAGTTAATGAATTCAAGTCCTATAGAGATGGCACTCACTATCaaaaaaatgactttttcaACACTGATACCTTCAGGATTGTCCTGGGTCTTTATGTGGATGAATTTGAGGTTGCCAATCACAAAATGTTTGCTCTCTATTGGGTTCTAGCCAACCTTCCCTCAAAAGATCGTTCATCACTTCAGTCAATTCAGCTAGCAATTTTATGCAGAGCTAGTGCAGTTAAACAACATGGTTACAAAGACATCTTGCAGCCACTTGAAACTCTTGAAAAGTATGGTGTATACATTGAACAGTTAGGAGACAGTGTGAAAGGAAGTGTGCTTTTTGTGTCATCTGACAATTTAGGTGCTCATTCTTTCGCAGGACTACAGGAGAGTTTCACTGTTGTGCACCCATGTCGGTTCTGCTTTGCAAAGAGGAGTGAAATCCAGTCAAAGGATGTCCGGTCGGGAGCATCTGAACTGAGAAGCAAGCAGGAGCATGACAGGCAAGTGGCTGAAGTGTTACATGATGCAAGTTTGGTAAAGCAGTATGGTGTGAAAGATGGCTGTGTTTTAAGTGAAAGGTTGGAACATTTTCACATAGTTGGTTTTTTTCCACCTGACATAATGCACGACCTTATGGAGGGTGTCATCCCTATTGAAATGTCCTTGTGCATTAATGATTTGGTCTCAAATAAATTAATCTCTCTTGAATCCCTGAATCAAGCTATCAAGCAGTTTCCTTACAAATTCTCAGACAAAGTTGATCAGCCTCAGATCATCCCAGTCACTTTTGCCAAAAAAGGCACCATTGGGGGTAATGCCCATGAGAACTGGGCGCTTATTAGACTTCTGCCCCTCATGGTTGGCCTTGATATCCCTGAAAATGATCAAACGTGGGAAATTGTGTTGCTTCTAAAAGATATTTTAGAAATGGCATTGGCATTCAAGTTCACTGAGGATTCTCTTGATTTTCTTGATGCAAAGATTGCAGAACACAGACATTTACTTTTAACAGTCTTCCCTCATTTCACATTGCgccctaaacaccactacatTGAGCACTATCCGCAGCTCATAAGAATGTATGGACCACTAAGAGATATGTGGACGATGCGATTTGAGGGAAAACATAAATTCTTCAAGCAGGTAATCCATTACACCAAAAACTTCAAAAATGTTCCACAAACTTTGGCTGTTCGCCATCAAAGACTGTTGGCTTACTACATTGACTTGCCCTCCTTTCTCAAGCCATCCATACAGACAAAGAAGGTGATGGGTACTTTGATTTCAACTTTCCCTGAGAACATTCAGGAATTCCTGAGACAAATATATGCAGTTCAGAACACTGTCCTAACAGCATCATCTGTGAGCATTGATGGAGTCAAGTATAATCCAGATATGGTTGTATCTGTTGGAACTTGTTCAGGCCTACCTGATTTCAGAGAGATTTCAAAAATTATTGTTATCAACAGTGATGTTCTTTTTGTATGTAAAGATCTGACATGTTGGTACATTGAGCACCTACGTTCTTTTGAACTGTGCAGTCATGTGCTATCACTGTCAATTACCAAACCCTCAGATCTGAATGACCCATTTCCTTTGCCAGCCTATAAACTTCGGGGCAGGACCTATGTTACTCTAAAACATTATATTCTATGCTGAATGAATGATAATTCAGGTTTTTCTGTGTACTTTTTAAAGTACAAGAATTAGTGAAACTTTTCAAATCATATTTTAGAATGATGAAAAtaggacttttttttgttggtttgttgtaCTTGTTTAATTTAAGAAAACTAACTAAATTCTTTAACCTTTGTAGAGAGACCAAATATGGAGACAAGGACCATATTCTGAGTAATAGTTTGTGACAATGACATCAGAAAAATCGTACTTCCTGAGAAACCACAGACCGTTGAATCACTGTGAGAACAACTTACAGAAAAGCTGGGACTTCAGTACAAGTTCACACTTCAGTTTGAGGATCCAGACTTCAACAATTCCCTTGTGAATATTACCGAAATTGCTGACTTGCCAGATAAGCCCACACTGAAGATTGTCTCCTTTGTGACAACACCAACCCCTAGCACAGCTGACACTGAAGTCCTGTCTGTGTCTTCTGATGATCATTCATGTCATAGTCTACGGACTGCATGGCCAGAGACTTTCGAGATCCCTACTTTTCCTATTGACGTTGAATATAGATTAAGTCAGGGCAATCTACAGTACATGCGAGATCAAACATATCTACAATTGTCAGGAGAGCTTAAGCATGAGATTCTTGAAAAACTCTCAGAGACAATATACAGTTACAAAGCTTATCCAGATAAGGAAAATTTTGAGGCTGTTGCTTCTgctttgataaaaaaaacatccctgCCTTACCCAGCCTGGATCATCTAAGGGGTGGAATGCGTGGTATGATAGCCTCAGATGGAAAATGGGTAATTACCGCTCAAAACTCCGTCGGGCTGGATGTTTGGAGGTATCCATAAATGGTGGGAAAAGAAAAGGACAGCAGCCTCAGAGAAACATCAAAAGAGCCAAGAGGTTTGAAATCAATTTTTTACCGAACTTCCCCGATGGTGAAGATGAAGCCAGCATGGAGTCCAAAAGGCAAGAGATGGTGGAAGACATGAAGaaaccgccctcctggtcccctaggagacttcctggaagaaatggactcactgcttagtgctttcccttccaatagctcccccctgacagtgcttggcgACTTCAACCTCctctctgacaagctacattcttcttccctcctgtctcttctcgactctttctccctcacactcaacagctacatccccacacacaaaggaggcaatgtcctggacctggttttcacccgtccttctccagctacagacgtgactgctaccccactacacgtctctgatcatcacctggtatccttcaccatcactctacctatcttacctaaaactacctctcacccccttgctcttactcgctgcaaccttcactctgtctctccttcatctgtagcttctggcactctttcttcccttcctgatgctaagtctttttcctcactacccttagactcagccacagatactttcctctcatctctttcctcagctatggacttcctctgccctatgttcactaaacccaagaaaacttcttgttctgctccttggctttcagatgtgctgcgcaacaatcgaagagagctaagatcatcagagagaaagtggaagaaatcacaacttaatgcagatcttgatttttacagaacacttcttgtcaagttctcctcagatgtgacttcagccaagacttccttctacaaggaaaagcttgaagcttcctcacatgaccctcggaaattccacaacatcatctcttctctgctcaaccccccggctccaccttcttcatcctccctgactgcagaagactttgcttctttctaccaggagaagattgaggaaatctgccggaccttcacttcagccccgactgcacttacatctcagagtatggattcccctacaccttcgttgtcacatttttcaactgtggcagcagaagagattttacaactcatccagtcctgcaatcctaccacctgcccattggatccactccctaccactatgctccagaccatctcacaagacctcttgcccttcatttccactatcgtcaatagatccatagcatctggtcaggtaccaactactttcaagagagcaagggttattcccatcctaaagaaacctgctctggatccatcacacatcagtaactacagaccggtatcacttctctcatttctttcaaaaattcttgaacgcattgtctataatcaactgtctgcctatctctcacagaacaacctccaagatcccaaacagtctggctttaaagcagctcactctacagagacagcccttttggatgtctctgagaagctacatactgctagatcagccaaactatcatccgtccttatcctccttgacctttcagcagcgtttgatacggtcaaccacaagactctcttatcctccctcgagagtcttgggatttgcggatcagcttgggaatggtttgcctcctacctggaaggacgctcatatcaagtaacatggaggggagtgacatctgctccacgcagactctccactggcgtcccacagggctcagtacttggtcctcttcttttctccctgtatactcactctcttggtgaagttatttcatcacatgggttctcttaccactgctatgctgatgatacacaacttatcttctctttcccaccctcagatgccacagcttctgaccagatctcagcatgtctggcagaaatttcatcatggatgactgctcatcagttaaagctcaatcctagcaaaactgaactgctgttcatcccaggtgattcatccccaggtcacgatcttgctatatccttgcacaacgatctgatctccccttcagccacagctcacaaccttggggtaaccatggacaatcaactgtccttttcctctcatgttgcaaatgtgactcgctcatgtcggtttcttctctacaacattagaaggatttggccatttttgtccacacagactgctcaggtacttgttcagtctcttgtcatttctagactggattactgcaatgcactgctggcaggtctacctatgaaagcaatccgtcctctgcaaatgatccaaaatgcagctgcccggcttgttttcaacctgccaaagttctcgcataccaccccgctgctgcgatacctccactggcttccggtagctgcacgcatccggttcaaaacactgatgctggcctacaaagccaaaaatggaccagctccctcttacctcaaagccctcatcattcctcgcactgcaccccgtaacctccgatctaccagcactgctcgactggttccaccatctctcagggtaagaggcaagtatactacaagactcttctctgtactggcaccaaggtggtggaatgaacttcccatagaggtccggacagccgagtcactggctatttttaagcggcggttgaagacctacttattcaggaagcacttcaactagcacttctttccttatcctttgcatttaaaaaaaaaaaaaacaaacaaacaaaaaaaaaaaaaacctttgacactttttcattgtaactttgaacaaatgttttaaactcatggtatcttaagtatgtaacctagtgaaccagcattaatgtattcagtgttagagatttaagcacttatgtacgtcgctctggataagggcgtctgccaaatgctgtaaatgtaatgtaaatgtaaagaaacgTCGTCTTAATGTTGCAGTGATAGCCCAGAAAATGAATTCTACATTTGCCTTGCGTAGAAAGGAATTGATAGAGAAGGAGCCTGCAGTGAAGAATACAGTGGAAAGGTGGCCAGCCCTCTTCACACAGAGTCAGGTGAGTAAATATTCTTGCCCTTATTGGTTtcatatatgtttttattttgaacatttaaGCAAATTGATCATTAAATGAAGTTCTAAACGTAGGTTCGGTAGGAGCCTAAACATTCAGTCCTGTCAATCATCTCTTTGAGCGTATTTAAGCGGCAGTCTTTGCGCATGGGCAGCAACAATTCTTCCGgcattcctcctcctccccatctcctcctctctcctcttatTCTTTCTCCATACAGCTCTATTATAGGAAGGGGGGTAGAACTCGGAGCTCAAGCCGAGCCGTGGGTTCGAGACCCTTCGAAGACAGCAAGCCAAGTTTGTTTACCATTAACTATTAAGACTGAATGGGCAGGCGAACTCGTGAACCACTTTTCAGATTAATGTTAATACATGCACATTTCAGTGAAATTTAACCGCTTAATGTCAGTTTGTTCtacttttttttagattctgGCAGAGTTCAGTCGTATATCTGGCACAAACCTGCAAACTGAATTTTTTCAAGAACTGGACAGATTCACTCAACGTTTCATCGATATTTAGGGCCAAAGGTGGAGACATTGGCTCCAAACTTAAGAAGATTCTGAACCAGATTGAAAATGATGTAAGCTCCTCAGTCACATAACAATTCTTTTTCCATAGTAAAACAATTGTTGCTTTTGCTGTTGTTTGCTTTGTGTTCTGTTAGTCTGTGTTCTGTTAGTCAT
Encoded proteins:
- the LOC113635023 gene encoding C-C motif chemokine 3-like produces the protein MSSCTLLLLLLGLSCLQSFTKAEHANGADLCCFEFHKKTFPAGNVVSYIETRDDCTLPGVIFTTKKGYRICADPEMDWVQQVIKIKNSA